From the Jilunia laotingensis genome, the window GTACAAATACCGGACGAACTGAAAGGTATCGTAAAATGTGCGAATCCGAAATGTATAACCAATAATGAGCCAATGCATACATTATTCCATGTCACTGATAAAGACAATTGCATTATTAAATGCCATTATTGCGAAAAAGAACAACGTCGGGAAGAATTTACAATTATCTGATCAATCAAACCATTAAAATACCAATAAATATTCATGCGTGTTGACTGGAAACCAGGAACAATGATTTATCCCCTACCCGCTGTTATGGTGAGTTGTGGAGAAAACGAAAGTGAATATAATATTATCACTGTAGCATGGACGGGAACGATTTGTACGAACCCGCCCATGTGTTATATATCCATACGTCCCGAGCGTTATTCACACTCGATTATAAAAAAGAATATGGAGTTTGTCATCAATCTGACAACCGCTGTAATGGCGTTTCCTACCGACTGGTGCGGAGTACGTTCCGGACGAGATTATCATAAGTTTGAAGAGATGAAACTGACACCGGGTAAATGTTCTATTGTTAAAGCTCCACTCATTGAAGAATCACCTCTCTGCATAGAATGCCGTGTAAAAGAAATCGTATCATTGGGATCACATGACATGTTCATAGCTGATGTAGTAAATGTTCGCGCGGATGAAAACCATCTGAATGCAGGAACCGGCAAGTTGGAATTAGCTGAAGCCAATCCATTGGTATATGTACATGGTGGGTATTATGAACTTGGAAACAAAATCGGAAAATTCGGCTGGAGTGTAGAGAAAAATAAAAATAATAAAAAGTAAGGTTTATGAGGCGAACGTTTCTTCTTCTTGAAATGCTTTTGGTGTGCATACTTACATATGCACAAGGAAGTTCTTTGGATAAAGTGGAGCGTCCTAATAACCGGAAAATAAATTTTGGGATCAAAGCCGGATTTAATTCTTCCATGTTCCTAGTATCTGATTTTAAAATTAAAGATGTTACTATCGATGAGATCCAAAATAATTATAAACTTGGTTATTTTGGTGCGTTATTCATGCGTTTCAATATGAAGAAACATTTTATTCAGCCAGAGGTTTCCTATAATATCAGTAAATGCGAAATCACTTTTGATAAACTGGGATCGCAACACCCAGATATCGAACCGGATTATGCTTCAGTAAATTCCACAATACACAGCATTGATTTTCCGGTTCTTTATGGATATAATGTAGTAAAACAAGGGGCGTATGGAATGTCTGTTTTCATAGGACCCAAACTACGCTATATTTGGGGAAAGAAAAATGAAATAACTTTTGAAAACTTCGACCAAAAGGGAATGCACGAACGACTTTATCCTTTTAATTTATGCGCAGTTGTCGGTGTCGGAGTAAACATCTCCCGGATATTCTTTGATTTCCGTTATGAACAGGGGTTACACAATATCTCTAAATCCGTTACTTATGACAATATTAATCCTGATGGAAGCATTGGTGTCAGTAACATCACATTTCATCGGCGTGATCAAGTGCTTAGTTTTTCATTAGGGGTTATTTTCTAAATGGAGCCGATTATAATGACATCATCCTTTTTTTCCTTCCATTTGCAAGTAGTATTTAATAATTATTACCTATCTTTGTACGTCTAGTTAAGAGTCTTTATTAACAAACTTATTTTATCATAATACAGAATGAAAAGAGACGAATTAATTTTCGATATTATCGAAAAAGAACATCAACGTCAACTTAAAGGCATCGAGTTGATCGCATCAGAAAACTTTGTAAGTGACCAAGTAATGCAGGCAATGGGTTCCTGTTTAACCAACAAATATGCCGAAGGATATCCCGGCAAGCGTTACTATGGGGGGTGCGAAGTTGTTGACCAAAGTGAACAAATTGCAATCGATCGGTTAAAACAAATCTTCGGTGCTGAATGGGCTAATGTTCAACCTCACTCAGGCGCACAAGCTAATGCAGCTGTATTTTTGGCTGTATTGAATCCAGGTGACAAGTTTATGGGATTAAATCTGGCACACGGTGGTCATCTTTCTCACGGCTCATTAGTGAATACTTCCGGTATCATTTATACGCCATGTGAATATAATCTTAATAAAGATACTGGCCGCGTAGATTATGATCAGATGGAAGAAATAGCTCTTCGCGAACGCCCTAAAATGATAATTGGTGGTGGTTCTGCATATTCCCGCGAATGGGATTATAAACGCATGCGCGAAATTGCCGATAAGATCGGTGCCATCCTATTGGTAGACATGGCACATCCTGCCGGATTAATTGCTGCAGGTTTATTGGACAATCCGCTAAAATATGCCCATATTGTCACATCGACAACACATAAAACACTGCGTGGTCCACGTGGCGGTGTCATAATGATGGGCAAAGACTTCCCTAATCCATGGGGAAAGAAAAATCCTAAAGGAGAAAGAAAAATGATGTCTCAGTTACTTGACTCAGCTGTATTCCCTGGGATACAAGGAGGTCCGTTAGAGCATGTAATTGCAGCAAAAGCAGTTGCTTTTGGTGAATGCCTGCAACCTGAATATAAAGAATATCAGAAACAAGTAAAGAAAAATGCAGCCGTATTGGCTCAAGCATTGATTGATCGCGGGTTTAGTATTGTTTCAGGTGGTACAGACAATCATTCTATGCTGGTAGACCTCCGCACCAAATATCCTGAATTAACAGGTAAAGTGGCAGAAAAAGCATTAGTGGCTGCTGATATTACTGTAAATAAAAACATGGTACCTTTCGATACCCGTTCTGCTTTCCAAACTTCCGGTATTCGTTTAGGTACTCCCGCCATTACAACTCGTGGTGCAAAAGAAGATTTAATGCTGGAAATTGCAGAAATGATTGAAACTGTACTTTCCAACGTAGATAATGAAGCAATAATAGCTCAAGTACGTGCCCGCGTTAATAAAACAATGGAAAAATATCCTATTTTTGCATATTAAGCATTGTATTAGACTTTGATCTAACTTAATTTCATTTTTTTCATAATAGTACGTATCTGCCGTGAGGTAGGTACGTACTTTTTTATAATCCTTCATGAACCTTCTGCACAAAATCTCGTTCTTACTACATCAAATAAAATAACTATAACCTATATTTTAATTATGAAACTAAGAAATCTATTCTTATCTGGCCTTTTGTTAATCGCAACAAGTGCCATTGCTCAAAATGACTGTACTTTCTTCTTCCCTAATCAGCAAAATGAGCAACTAACCCGTAATTGTTATACAGCTAATGGAAAGCTGCTGAATATTCTCGTTTATCGTGTTGACCAGGTATTTAACTATCCCTCGGGAATGGAAGTTTTGGCTAATTACACATTTACCAATGCATCCGGACAAGTTCTCCATTCAGGTAACATGGTAGCCCGCTGCAATGATGGAGATTTCTCCATGAGTATGAGTGGTGCAATGAGTTTTCCTGTAGCTATGGATATGTTAAACTCGGATATTTATATGATGGGAGATCTGATGAACTATCCTAATGCCCTATCCGATCCGACAGATCCGGCTGATGACAACGAATTCGATGATGCCACGCTCCGTCTTTATCAGAAAGGTAATAAAAATAATCGGGCAGAGATCACTCTTTCCGATCGTCAATTTGTAACAACGGAAAGTGTTGACACTCCGGCCGGAGCTTTCTATTGTACAAAAATAAAATATGATATAAACATTTGGACACCCAAAGGAACAATTGAAGGTTACGGATATGAATGGTATACTCCCAATATTGGCATTGTCCGTACGGAACAATACAATAAGAAAAAAGAGCTGCAATCTTACAGTGTGCTTGAAAAAATAAAGAAATAGCACACTGGACTCTATATATACAATTACGAATTACATATTATAATTTCTGAAACAGAATGTTTTCGCAATTACTATGTAATTCGTAATTCCCTTTTATTTACTATCCAGATATGTTGCCCATTTTTAAAAGAAGTCTAACTCAATCCCTCAATTTCCCCATTTACAATATCGATATTCTTTGCTTGAGGATCCTTTGGCAATCCCGGCATACGCATAATCTCACCGGCTATAGCAACAATCATTTCTGCTCCGTTATTGATTACGATATCTTTAATCTGAAACTCAAAATTATTAACGGCACCATAAATTTTAGGATCTGCA encodes:
- a CDS encoding flavin reductase family protein is translated as MRVDWKPGTMIYPLPAVMVSCGENESEYNIITVAWTGTICTNPPMCYISIRPERYSHSIIKKNMEFVINLTTAVMAFPTDWCGVRSGRDYHKFEEMKLTPGKCSIVKAPLIEESPLCIECRVKEIVSLGSHDMFIADVVNVRADENHLNAGTGKLELAEANPLVYVHGGYYELGNKIGKFGWSVEKNKNNKK
- a CDS encoding porin family protein; protein product: MLLVCILTYAQGSSLDKVERPNNRKINFGIKAGFNSSMFLVSDFKIKDVTIDEIQNNYKLGYFGALFMRFNMKKHFIQPEVSYNISKCEITFDKLGSQHPDIEPDYASVNSTIHSIDFPVLYGYNVVKQGAYGMSVFIGPKLRYIWGKKNEITFENFDQKGMHERLYPFNLCAVVGVGVNISRIFFDFRYEQGLHNISKSVTYDNINPDGSIGVSNITFHRRDQVLSFSLGVIF
- the glyA gene encoding serine hydroxymethyltransferase, which codes for MKRDELIFDIIEKEHQRQLKGIELIASENFVSDQVMQAMGSCLTNKYAEGYPGKRYYGGCEVVDQSEQIAIDRLKQIFGAEWANVQPHSGAQANAAVFLAVLNPGDKFMGLNLAHGGHLSHGSLVNTSGIIYTPCEYNLNKDTGRVDYDQMEEIALRERPKMIIGGGSAYSREWDYKRMREIADKIGAILLVDMAHPAGLIAAGLLDNPLKYAHIVTSTTHKTLRGPRGGVIMMGKDFPNPWGKKNPKGERKMMSQLLDSAVFPGIQGGPLEHVIAAKAVAFGECLQPEYKEYQKQVKKNAAVLAQALIDRGFSIVSGGTDNHSMLVDLRTKYPELTGKVAEKALVAADITVNKNMVPFDTRSAFQTSGIRLGTPAITTRGAKEDLMLEIAEMIETVLSNVDNEAIIAQVRARVNKTMEKYPIFAY
- a CDS encoding TapB family protein — translated: MKLRNLFLSGLLLIATSAIAQNDCTFFFPNQQNEQLTRNCYTANGKLLNILVYRVDQVFNYPSGMEVLANYTFTNASGQVLHSGNMVARCNDGDFSMSMSGAMSFPVAMDMLNSDIYMMGDLMNYPNALSDPTDPADDNEFDDATLRLYQKGNKNNRAEITLSDRQFVTTESVDTPAGAFYCTKIKYDINIWTPKGTIEGYGYEWYTPNIGIVRTEQYNKKKELQSYSVLEKIKK